In the Deltaproteobacteria bacterium genome, GGCCGCCGTCCTCGCGGTCCTCGCCTCGCTCTCCGCGCTCCAGGCCGAGCGGACCGCGGCCGAGAGCATCCTGAGCAAGAACGAGGCGGTCCTGGCCCAGAGCCGCGCCTCCGACGAGTGGGCGTTCCGGCAGGCCAAGTCGATCAAGCTCCACCTCCAGGAGCTGGCCCCCGGGGGCGCCGCGGACGTCGAGCGGCAGAGGGCCGACATCGCCGCCAGCGAGGAGCGCGCACGGACGGCCGAGCACGAGCGCGACGAGGCGAATCGCGCTGCCACCGAGCGCTTCGAGGAGCACCACCGCTTCGCCGTCGGCACGAGCCTCCTCCAGATCGCCATCGTGCTCGAGACGATCGCGGCCGTGCTCGACCGCCGGAGTCTCTGGTGGGGCGGCATGG is a window encoding:
- a CDS encoding DUF4337 domain-containing protein; this encodes MGRETLEPQELVEAEDLEGSRRRGLTTRVAVTAAVLAVLASLSALQAERTAAESILSKNEAVLAQSRASDEWAFRQAKSIKLHLQELAPGGAADVERQRADIAASEERARTAEHERDEANRAATERFEEHHRFAVGTSLLQIAIVLETIAAVLDRRSLWWGGMAVGAVGALAFANGFLGLV